The following are encoded together in the Microtus pennsylvanicus isolate mMicPen1 chromosome 8, mMicPen1.hap1, whole genome shotgun sequence genome:
- the LOC142855602 gene encoding putative vomeronasal receptor-like protein 4 yields MSLLSNVFYFQNGIGVLANVFLLLFYIFTILYHRPKPMDLISCQLTFTHTVMLLTGGVVWVTDIFESLNIDNDIKCKTAFYIHRVMRGLSICITCLLSMFQAVTISPSTSFLANFKLKLKKYIIYAFFYIWSLTLSFYSYLIFYVVGFTNVSETNQMKVTKYCSLFPPNYLIRALNLTVTTSIDVFLVGVMLTTSAYMVIILFRHQKQHKYLHSLSHRRSSPEKRASQTILLLVTFFVVIYWVDFIISSTAVLLWMYNPVIQSVQKLVINVYPTITPLVQISSDNRIIKILKNIRSKYH; encoded by the coding sequence ATGTCCTTGTTAAgcaatgtcttttattttcaaaatggaaTTGGAGTCCTTGCCAAtgtatttctccttcttttttacattttcacAATTCTATATCACAGACCTAAGCCAATGGACCTGATCTCTTGTCAACTGACCTTCACCCATACAGTAATGCTCCTCACTGGAGGGGTTGTTTGGGTTACAGACATATTTGAGTCACTGAACATTGACAATGACATCAAATGCAAGACAGCGTTTTACATACACAGGGTGATGAGAGGCCTCTCCATCTgcatcacctgcctcctgagtatgtTCCAGGCTGTCACTATCAGTCCCAGTACCTCGTTCTTGGCGAACTTTAAACTTAAGCTAAAGAAGTACATAATCTATGCTTTCTTCTATATTTGGTCTCTCACTTTGTCATTCTATAGCTACCTGATCTTCTATGTAGTTGGTTTTACCAATGTGAGTGAGACCAATCAGATGAAGGTCACTAAATACTGCTCACTCTTCCCCCCGAACTACCTGATCAGGGCACTGAATTTAACAGTGACAACCTCCATTGATGTATTTCTTGTAGGAGTTATGCTGACCACAAGTGCATACATGGTGATAATCTTGTTCAGACATCAGAAGCAACATAAGTATCTTCACAGCCTCAGCCACCGGAGATCATCCCCTGAGAAAAGGGCCAGTCAGACGATCTTGCTTTTGGTGACTTTCTTTGTGGTCATATACTGGGTGGACTTCATCATCTCATCCACTGCAGTCCTGTTATGGATGTACAACCCAGTCATCCAGAGTGTTCAGAAACTTGTGATAAATGTTTATCCCACAATTACTCCTTTGGTACAAATCAGTTCTGATAACAGAATAATCAAAATACTGAAAAACATTCGGTCAAAATATCACTAG